In Pseudomonadota bacterium, one DNA window encodes the following:
- a CDS encoding NRDE family protein: MCTILLAYRVAREWPVIIGNNRDEFLARSATSPRVFTNGGSNRWLAPVDEMSGGSWWACNQSGLLVLLTNHWNGLPPDDRKVSRGHLVFDLIQHDSLSAARQWLLAVDLAQYNPFNLLVLTCSGGFIAGNYPAFEEVSLSPGFYFIGNGPLVDDQTLKSRMARRQFNGWTKEMIDMNCIMSGFRKMLRTSIPQESIPPQGFNVKLDEYGTTSSTLLAFSDRQQPEVLCFYAAGNPLHTPYTDYSSMTLLC; this comes from the coding sequence ATGTGCACAATTCTGCTGGCCTACCGGGTTGCCAGAGAGTGGCCGGTTATTATTGGCAATAACCGTGATGAATTTTTGGCGCGGTCAGCCACTTCTCCACGTGTTTTCACCAATGGCGGTTCAAATCGCTGGCTGGCACCCGTAGATGAGATGTCAGGAGGGAGCTGGTGGGCGTGTAATCAAAGTGGATTGTTGGTTTTATTAACCAATCACTGGAATGGTTTGCCACCTGATGATCGTAAAGTATCCCGGGGACATTTGGTTTTTGATCTTATTCAACATGATTCCCTCTCCGCTGCCAGGCAGTGGTTGCTGGCTGTCGATTTAGCTCAATACAACCCCTTTAATCTCCTGGTCCTGACCTGCTCTGGTGGTTTTATTGCCGGTAATTATCCTGCTTTTGAGGAAGTTTCCCTATCCCCCGGATTTTATTTTATTGGTAATGGTCCCCTGGTTGATGATCAGACGCTTAAAAGTCGAATGGCTCGGCGTCAATTCAATGGTTGGACCAAAGAAATGATAGATATGAATTGCATCATGTCCGGGTTCAGAAAAATGCTGCGTACCTCCATCCCCCAGGAATCAATTCCTCCCCAGGGATTTAATGTGAAACTGGATGAATATGGAACCACATCCTCTACCCTCCTGGCTTTTTCCGACCGCCAGCAGCCTGAAGTTCTCTGCTTTTATGCTGCCGGGAATCCTTTGCATACGCCATATACTGATTACTCTTCCATGACCCTTCTCTGCTGA
- a CDS encoding DEAD/DEAH box helicase — translation MLSFAELGLDDDLLKGLDRLGFIVPTPVQEEVIPRLLKLKDDLVGLSQTGTGKTAAYGLPLIQLLDRAQMKTQALILCPTRELCVQVTRDLHTFSRYLAGVKIVAVYGGASIVTQSRQLQQGAQIIVATPGRLLAFIDERKVDITAIRAVVLDEADEMLQMGFQEDLNAILAATPASKKAILFSATMPREVVTIANRYMKNPVEVTIGERNQGIENVNHFYYLTAAKNRYQTLKRIADSNPDIYAIIFCRTRHETREIAEKLIEDGYNADALHGELSQGQRDEVMHKFRRRNLQLLVATDVAARGLDVKDISHVINYNLPDDGSSYTHRSGRTGRAGKEGISIAIIQPREKYKLKQIERQLKRRFELGRIPSGQEICQLRMLDYLDKLKKREIDNNLIEPFLPAIVEDLASLERDELIKRFVMAEFAPILRSYRHAPDFNIREREAKGRHERSEGKASDKRYPTDTKGREQFTRFHLNVGRRDGVNPGRLIGEINDATVGGSRVRVGRIEIMKNFSLLEADSRSEAEVLHAFSNLMINGRLVVARVGGEDEKMSSRPARPAWKKRKQDRHRK, via the coding sequence ATGTTATCATTTGCTGAACTTGGTTTGGATGACGATCTTCTCAAAGGTCTTGACCGGCTGGGCTTTATTGTCCCAACGCCGGTTCAGGAAGAGGTAATCCCTCGTCTTCTCAAGCTGAAGGACGATCTTGTCGGCCTTTCCCAGACCGGAACCGGCAAGACCGCAGCCTATGGGTTACCTCTCATTCAGTTGCTCGATCGGGCACAAATGAAAACTCAGGCTCTGATTCTCTGCCCGACCCGGGAGCTCTGTGTCCAGGTAACCAGGGATCTGCACACCTTTTCCCGTTATCTGGCGGGAGTGAAGATTGTTGCGGTCTACGGTGGTGCCAGTATTGTAACTCAGAGTCGGCAATTACAGCAGGGTGCTCAAATTATCGTGGCCACCCCCGGCCGCCTCCTGGCCTTTATTGATGAAAGAAAAGTCGATATTACGGCTATTCGGGCAGTGGTTCTGGATGAAGCTGACGAAATGCTGCAGATGGGTTTCCAGGAGGATCTGAATGCTATCCTGGCGGCAACTCCGGCAAGTAAAAAGGCCATTCTTTTCTCGGCGACCATGCCGCGCGAGGTGGTCACGATCGCCAACCGGTATATGAAGAACCCAGTCGAGGTAACGATCGGGGAACGTAATCAGGGAATCGAGAATGTCAATCATTTCTACTACTTGACAGCGGCGAAAAACCGTTACCAGACTCTGAAACGGATTGCCGACAGCAATCCTGACATCTATGCCATTATCTTCTGTCGTACCCGTCATGAGACCCGGGAGATAGCCGAAAAGCTGATCGAAGATGGTTACAATGCCGATGCCCTGCACGGCGAACTCTCTCAGGGGCAGCGTGATGAAGTTATGCACAAGTTCCGGCGACGGAATCTGCAACTGCTGGTGGCCACCGATGTCGCGGCCCGGGGTCTTGATGTCAAGGATATCAGCCATGTGATCAACTATAATCTGCCCGATGATGGCTCCAGCTATACACATCGCAGCGGTCGCACCGGACGGGCCGGTAAAGAGGGGATTTCGATCGCTATCATTCAGCCGCGGGAAAAGTATAAGCTCAAACAGATTGAAAGGCAGCTTAAGAGAAGGTTTGAGTTGGGCCGGATTCCTTCTGGTCAGGAGATCTGCCAGTTGCGGATGCTGGATTACCTCGACAAACTCAAAAAAAGGGAGATCGATAACAACCTTATTGAGCCCTTCTTGCCGGCTATTGTGGAAGACCTGGCTTCTTTGGAGCGGGATGAATTGATCAAGCGTTTTGTCATGGCCGAGTTTGCTCCGATTTTACGCTCTTACCGGCATGCTCCTGATTTCAATATCAGGGAGCGGGAAGCGAAAGGCCGACATGAACGCAGTGAAGGAAAGGCCAGCGATAAACGCTACCCGACCGACACTAAGGGCCGGGAACAGTTTACTCGTTTTCATCTCAATGTCGGCAGAAGGGACGGGGTCAATCCCGGTCGTCTTATCGGCGAGATTAATGATGCTACCGTGGGAGGTTCCCGAGTCCGGGTTGGTCGTATCGAGATTATGAAAAACTTCAGTTTGCTTGAGGCTGACAGCCGTTCTGAGGCTGAGGTTCTACACGCCTTTTCCAATCTCATGATCAATGGCCGCCTGGTTGTGGCCAGGGTTGGCGGTGAGGACGAGAAGATGTCATCCCGGCCAGCGCGCCCCGCCTGGAAAAAGCGCAAGCAGGACAGACATCGTAAATGA